One Halocalculus aciditolerans DNA segment encodes these proteins:
- a CDS encoding cation:proton antiporter regulatory subunit — translation MTVYETDVPGVGKKYELERRGGERLVVLVHHDGKRELFRRPDDDSDSEKLLDVDGPNARKLGSILEGAYFQPVEADSPGVPLGESIIDWTTVEEESPLVGHTLRDVDLEERTGGTLVALQRGTHTMGNPDSDTRLEAGDVLVVVGSRNSQEAVADLVRP, via the coding sequence ATGACGGTCTACGAGACGGACGTCCCCGGCGTCGGGAAGAAGTACGAGCTCGAACGCCGCGGCGGTGAGCGCCTCGTCGTCCTCGTCCACCACGACGGGAAGCGCGAGCTCTTCCGCCGCCCCGACGACGACAGCGACAGCGAGAAACTCCTCGACGTCGACGGACCGAACGCGCGGAAACTCGGCTCCATCCTCGAAGGCGCGTACTTCCAGCCCGTCGAAGCGGATAGTCCCGGAGTCCCCCTCGGCGAGAGCATCATCGACTGGACGACAGTCGAGGAGGAGTCGCCGCTCGTCGGCCACACGCTCCGCGACGTCGACCTCGAAGAGCGGACGGGCGGAACGCTGGTCGCGCTCCAGCGCGGGACGCACACGATGGGGAACCCCGACTCGGATACGCGCCTCGAAGCCGGCGACGTCCTCGTCGTCGTCGGGTCGCGGAACAGCCAGGAAGCGGTCGCCGACCTCGTCCGCCCCTAG
- a CDS encoding sialidase family protein — protein sequence MDSSRRAFLASGLAGAGALAGCTTRSASATPWEHVQSNTSSALYDVVVGNDAPYAVGESGLVLRRGGGDQGWQRVVENGPHALQSSLVGAATTDNGGNVWFCGGSGTIGMWNTVTQSMTDYSQPNDITSSWEDVAVVGLAGQEYVYLVNSSGELLVGSNNDGEMTWADAVTKPGGGSTAPAIVFDVHGFGYVADTGGAVYESVNGGRDWRQIGIPNADVALHDISAVATNTIDVAGGTGSLYRFDGFDWSTLRLGEKTLYAVDRTRRDGIVGGESGTVFEFTADGWRASPTPADDTLHGVIIASPSQPALAVGENGTIIERQD from the coding sequence ATGGACTCCTCCCGCCGCGCGTTCCTCGCCAGCGGCCTCGCGGGAGCGGGCGCGCTCGCCGGCTGCACGACCCGGAGCGCGAGCGCGACGCCCTGGGAGCACGTCCAGTCGAACACGAGCAGCGCTCTCTACGACGTCGTCGTCGGGAACGACGCGCCCTACGCCGTCGGCGAGAGCGGACTCGTCCTCCGCCGCGGCGGCGGCGACCAGGGCTGGCAGCGCGTCGTCGAGAACGGCCCGCACGCCCTCCAGAGCAGCCTCGTCGGCGCGGCGACGACCGACAACGGCGGGAACGTCTGGTTCTGCGGCGGCAGCGGCACCATCGGCATGTGGAATACGGTTACTCAGTCGATGACGGACTACTCGCAGCCGAACGACATCACGTCCTCGTGGGAGGACGTCGCCGTCGTCGGCCTCGCCGGGCAGGAGTACGTCTACCTCGTGAACAGCTCCGGGGAGCTCCTCGTCGGCTCGAATAACGACGGCGAGATGACGTGGGCGGACGCAGTCACGAAGCCCGGCGGCGGCTCCACCGCGCCCGCCATCGTCTTCGACGTCCACGGCTTCGGCTACGTCGCCGACACCGGCGGCGCGGTCTACGAGTCCGTGAACGGCGGCCGCGACTGGCGGCAGATCGGCATCCCGAACGCCGACGTCGCGCTCCACGACATCTCCGCCGTCGCGACGAACACCATCGACGTCGCCGGCGGCACCGGCTCCCTCTACCGGTTCGACGGCTTCGACTGGTCGACGCTCCGGCTCGGCGAGAAGACGCTCTACGCCGTCGACCGCACGCGCCGCGACGGCATCGTCGGCGGCGAATCCGGCACCGTCTTCGAGTTCACGGCCGACGGCTGGCGGGCGTCTCCGACGCCCGCGGACGACACGCTCCACGGCGTCATCATCGCCTCGCCGTCCCAGCCCGCGCTCGCCGTCGGCGAGAACGGAACCATCATCGAACGCCAGGACTGA
- a CDS encoding TIGR00341 family protein has protein sequence MARQDMRKVEMIILSDAALDTVTDALEVKNVDFAVSDQTHGRKDDAMVTFTVPVTQVERIQKYIDTRLPDQRSAESVYTIVTDPETVTSPRLDSGSNSDFREPDGPARISRDELHSRASDMLPDLAIYTILTAIAAIVATAGVLLDSVSVLVGSMVIAPLIGPPMATSVATVIDDERLFLRAARHQLAGGGVAVLVSVAFAFLAKRADLAPSGGVSRILEMSNYTSPAVLIIVVAVGAGVAGAISMSTSGTVELVGVMMAAALVPPIAIMAVGLAYFQFWAALGSATVVLVNLFSINLGATLSLWYLGYHETAWNPRRSTRSTILRRVLVIITMLGSLALGLTILAHGSGLTDLPGI, from the coding sequence GTGGCCCGCCAGGACATGCGGAAAGTCGAGATGATCATCCTCTCCGACGCCGCGCTCGACACCGTCACCGACGCCCTCGAAGTGAAGAACGTCGACTTCGCCGTCTCCGACCAGACGCACGGCCGGAAGGACGACGCGATGGTGACGTTCACCGTTCCCGTCACGCAGGTCGAGCGGATTCAGAAGTACATCGACACCCGCCTCCCCGACCAGCGGAGCGCGGAGAGCGTCTACACCATCGTCACCGACCCCGAGACCGTCACCTCGCCCCGGCTCGACTCCGGGTCGAACTCGGACTTCCGGGAGCCCGACGGCCCGGCGCGCATCAGCCGCGACGAACTCCACTCGCGCGCCTCCGATATGCTCCCCGACCTCGCCATCTACACCATCCTCACCGCCATCGCCGCCATCGTCGCGACCGCCGGCGTCCTCCTCGACTCCGTGTCCGTCCTCGTCGGCTCCATGGTCATCGCGCCGCTCATCGGCCCGCCGATGGCGACGAGCGTCGCCACCGTCATCGACGACGAACGGCTCTTCCTCCGCGCCGCCCGCCATCAGCTCGCCGGCGGCGGCGTCGCCGTCCTCGTCTCCGTCGCCTTCGCCTTCCTCGCGAAACGCGCCGACCTCGCGCCGAGCGGCGGCGTCTCCCGGATACTCGAGATGTCGAACTACACCAGCCCCGCCGTCCTCATCATCGTGGTCGCCGTCGGCGCGGGCGTCGCCGGCGCTATCAGCATGTCCACCTCCGGCACCGTCGAACTCGTCGGCGTCATGATGGCCGCCGCCCTCGTCCCGCCCATCGCCATCATGGCCGTCGGCCTCGCCTACTTCCAGTTCTGGGCGGCGCTCGGCTCCGCCACCGTCGTCCTCGTCAACCTCTTCTCCATCAACCTCGGCGCGACGCTCAGCCTCTGGTACCTCGGGTATCACGAGACCGCGTGGAACCCGCGACGGTCGACCCGAAGCACTATCCTTCGGCGCGTGCTCGTCATCATCACGATGCTCGGCTCGCTCGCGCTCGGACTGACGATACTCGCTCACGGGAGCGGGCTCACAGACCTCCCGGGGATCTGA
- a CDS encoding cation:proton antiporter, giving the protein MSVLVQTGAMLLLVAVAGSLADRFGQSVIPAYLAAGVVLGPYPPTELFGFPTTFTPDEAAVTLFHELGLVLLLFFLGLHVDLADVFADARRVLSAGGIDLVVNGGLGVLLGVAFGYDPVSTLVIAGVVYISSSAIITKSLLDVGWIANPESDPILGTLVVEDLVIAVYLTLLSAVVLGGGTVEGVAVSLAKGFGFLAVVAAVGWYGTDYVERAVTTERDELLLLRVLAVTVLVAGLAVQFDISEAVAAFFVGGALAQTDEKDRIEHIMSPARDLFAALFFVAVGLHADVRAIGDALPLLVAAIVASVAGKLASGYLSGRVYGLTERRSARVGAALVTRGEFSLVLASLAMSADAVANGVAEFAIAYTLVMALLGTTLTRYEGRIAGLVGRHTDATTQSSAAS; this is encoded by the coding sequence GTGTCCGTCCTCGTCCAGACCGGCGCGATGCTCCTGCTCGTCGCGGTCGCCGGGTCACTCGCCGACCGCTTCGGACAGTCCGTCATCCCCGCCTACCTCGCCGCCGGCGTCGTCCTCGGCCCCTACCCGCCTACCGAACTCTTCGGCTTCCCGACGACGTTCACGCCCGACGAGGCCGCCGTCACGCTCTTCCACGAACTCGGACTCGTCCTCCTCCTGTTCTTCCTCGGCCTCCACGTCGACCTCGCGGACGTCTTCGCCGACGCGCGCCGCGTCCTCTCCGCCGGCGGCATCGACCTCGTCGTCAACGGCGGGCTCGGCGTGCTTCTCGGCGTCGCCTTCGGCTACGACCCGGTCTCCACGCTCGTCATCGCCGGCGTCGTCTACATCTCCTCCAGCGCCATCATCACGAAGAGCCTCCTCGACGTCGGCTGGATCGCGAACCCGGAGAGCGACCCGATACTGGGCACGCTCGTCGTCGAAGACCTCGTCATCGCCGTCTACCTCACGCTCCTCTCCGCGGTCGTCCTCGGCGGCGGCACCGTCGAGGGCGTCGCCGTCTCCCTCGCCAAGGGCTTCGGCTTCCTCGCCGTCGTCGCCGCCGTCGGCTGGTACGGCACCGACTACGTCGAACGCGCCGTCACCACCGAACGCGACGAACTCCTCTTGCTCCGCGTGCTCGCCGTCACCGTCCTCGTCGCCGGCCTCGCCGTCCAGTTCGACATCAGCGAGGCCGTCGCCGCGTTCTTCGTCGGCGGCGCGCTCGCCCAAACGGACGAGAAAGACCGCATCGAGCACATCATGTCGCCCGCCCGCGACCTCTTCGCGGCGCTCTTCTTCGTCGCCGTCGGCCTCCACGCCGACGTCCGCGCCATCGGCGACGCGCTCCCCCTCCTCGTCGCCGCTATCGTCGCCTCGGTCGCCGGGAAGCTCGCGTCCGGCTACCTCTCCGGGCGCGTCTACGGACTCACCGAGCGCCGGTCCGCGCGCGTCGGCGCTGCCCTCGTCACCCGCGGCGAGTTCAGCCTCGTCCTCGCCTCCCTCGCGATGAGCGCCGACGCCGTCGCGAACGGCGTCGCCGAGTTCGCCATCGCCTACACGCTCGTCATGGCGCTCCTCGGCACGACGCTCACCCGCTACGAGGGACGCATCGCCGGCCTCGTCGGACGCCACACCGACGCCACGACACAGTCGAGCGCCGCGTCCTAG